A genomic window from Camelina sativa cultivar DH55 chromosome 2, Cs, whole genome shotgun sequence includes:
- the LOC104720858 gene encoding uncharacterized protein LOC104720858 isoform X2, which translates to MARSLYICLFFLFISSTSKLITSYPLSTKSRWIVDEKGQRVKLACVNWPAHLQPTVAEGLSKQPLDSISKKIVSMGFNCVRLTWPLDLMTNDTLALKVTVKQSFESLKLFEDVLGIQTHNPKILNLPLLNAFQEVVSNLGQNGVMVILDNHLTTPGWCCGENDLDAFFGYPNFDPKVWANGLSKMATLFKSATNVVGVSLRNEPRGARDYPDLWFRHMPEGAEAVHAANPKLLVILSGIDFDTNLSFLRDRFFNVSFTDKLVFELHWYSFSDGRDSWRKHNSNDFCAKIITKVTRNGGFLVGRGFPLMLTEFGTEESGRDISGNRYMNCLVAWAAQNDLDWAVWALTGDYYLRTGPGLQSKNAIFHPLSGLCVTHNPSDKLPTLRLGPCPKADTSTFNPNEGILWINKMCVEAPNVAGQKVKLGVGTKCSKLGQIAATKMHLAFKTSNGLLLCLDVDERDNSVVANPCKCLTKDASCDPASQWFKVL; encoded by the exons ATGGCGAGATCCttgtatatttgtttattcttcttATTCATTTCTTCGACATCAAAGCTAATCACAAGCTATCCTCTCTCAACAAAGTCTCGATGGATCGTGGATGAGAAAGGGCAAAGGGTGAAGCTAGCTTGCGTGAACTGGCCGGCTCATCTCCAGCCCACGGTAGCTGAAGGGCTAAGCAAACAACCATTAGACTCCATCTCCAAAAAGATTGTCTCAATGGGATTTAACTGCGTTCGGCTCACTTGGCCTCTTGATTTGATGACTAACGACACATTGGCCCTTAAGGTTACTGTTAAACAGTCTTTCGAAAGCTTGAAGTTATTTGAAGACGTTCTTGGGATTCAAACTCACAATCCCAAAATCCTTAATCTCCCCCTTCTAAACGCATTCCAG GAAGTGGTATCGAACTTAGGACAAAATGGAGTGATGGTGATACTAGATAACCACTTGACAACCCCAGGCTGGTGCTGTGGTGAGAATGACCTCGACGCCTTCTTCGGCTACCCTAACTTTGATCCCAAAGTCTGGGCCAATGGCTTGAGCAAGATGGCTACTCTGTTCAAAAGTGCCACTAATGTCGTTGGTGTGAGCCTGAGGAACGAGCCACGTGGCGCTAGAGATTACCCTGACCTCTGGTTCAG GCATATGCCAGAAGGAGCAGAAGCAGTGCACGCCGCAAACCCTAAATTACTAGTCATCCTCTCGGGCATCGACTTTGACACAAACCTCTCATTCCTCCGTGACCGTTTCTTCAACGTAAGCTTCACCGACAAACTCGTATTCGAACTCCACTGGTACAGCTTCTCTGACGGCAGAGACTCGTGGAGAAAACACAACTCTAACGATTTCTGCGCCAAAATCATCACAAAGGTTACACGCAACGGAGGATTCTTAGTTGGGAGAGGCTTTCCTTTGATGTTGACTGAGTTTGGGACTGAGGAGAGTGGCCGTGACATCAGCGGAAACCGGTATATGAATTGTTTGGTGGCTTGGGCGGCTCAGAATGATTTGGATTGGGCGGTTTGGGCGTTAACCGGAGATTATTACTTGAGAACCG GACCTGGATTGCAATCAAAGAACGCTATCTTCCATCCATTGTCTGGACTCTGCGTCACCCATAATCCCTCAGACAAATTACCAACACTGCGATTAGGACCATGCCCTAAAGCCGACACATCGACCTTCAACCCCAACGAAGGCATTCTTTGGATCAATAAAATGTGCGTCGAAGCTCCCAATGTAGCTGGACAAAAGGTGAAGCTTGGAGTTGGCACTAAGTGTTCTAAGTTGGGACAAATCGCAGCTACCAAGATGCATTTGGCGTTCAAGACAAGTAATGGTTTGTTGCTATGTCTTGACGTGGACGAACGTGACAACAGCGTCGTCGCTAACCCTTGCAAGTGTTTGACCAAGGATGCTTCGTGTGATCCAGCTAGCCAATGGTTCAAAGTTCTTTAA
- the LOC104720858 gene encoding uncharacterized protein LOC104720858 isoform X1: protein MARSLYICLFFLFISSTSKLITSYPLSTKSRWIVDEKGQRVKLACVNWPAHLQPTVAEGLSKQPLDSISKKIVSMGFNCVRLTWPLDLMTNDTLALKVTVKQSFESLKLFEDVLGIQTHNPKILNLPLLNAFQEVVSNLGQNGVMVILDNHLTTPGWCCGENDLDAFFGYPNFDPKVWANGLSKMATLFKSATNVVGVSLRNEPRGARDYPDLWFRHMPEGAEAVHAANPKLLVILSGIDFDTNLSFLRDRFFNVSFTDKLVFELHWYSFSDGRDSWRKHNSNDFCAKIITKVTRNGGFLVGRGFPLMLTEFGTEESGRDISGNRYMNCLVAWAAQNDLDWAVWALTGDYYLRTGKTDMVETFGILDANWKDVRNATYLQQLSGIQYPFKGPGLQSKNAIFHPLSGLCVTHNPSDKLPTLRLGPCPKADTSTFNPNEGILWINKMCVEAPNVAGQKVKLGVGTKCSKLGQIAATKMHLAFKTSNGLLLCLDVDERDNSVVANPCKCLTKDASCDPASQWFKVL from the exons ATGGCGAGATCCttgtatatttgtttattcttcttATTCATTTCTTCGACATCAAAGCTAATCACAAGCTATCCTCTCTCAACAAAGTCTCGATGGATCGTGGATGAGAAAGGGCAAAGGGTGAAGCTAGCTTGCGTGAACTGGCCGGCTCATCTCCAGCCCACGGTAGCTGAAGGGCTAAGCAAACAACCATTAGACTCCATCTCCAAAAAGATTGTCTCAATGGGATTTAACTGCGTTCGGCTCACTTGGCCTCTTGATTTGATGACTAACGACACATTGGCCCTTAAGGTTACTGTTAAACAGTCTTTCGAAAGCTTGAAGTTATTTGAAGACGTTCTTGGGATTCAAACTCACAATCCCAAAATCCTTAATCTCCCCCTTCTAAACGCATTCCAG GAAGTGGTATCGAACTTAGGACAAAATGGAGTGATGGTGATACTAGATAACCACTTGACAACCCCAGGCTGGTGCTGTGGTGAGAATGACCTCGACGCCTTCTTCGGCTACCCTAACTTTGATCCCAAAGTCTGGGCCAATGGCTTGAGCAAGATGGCTACTCTGTTCAAAAGTGCCACTAATGTCGTTGGTGTGAGCCTGAGGAACGAGCCACGTGGCGCTAGAGATTACCCTGACCTCTGGTTCAG GCATATGCCAGAAGGAGCAGAAGCAGTGCACGCCGCAAACCCTAAATTACTAGTCATCCTCTCGGGCATCGACTTTGACACAAACCTCTCATTCCTCCGTGACCGTTTCTTCAACGTAAGCTTCACCGACAAACTCGTATTCGAACTCCACTGGTACAGCTTCTCTGACGGCAGAGACTCGTGGAGAAAACACAACTCTAACGATTTCTGCGCCAAAATCATCACAAAGGTTACACGCAACGGAGGATTCTTAGTTGGGAGAGGCTTTCCTTTGATGTTGACTGAGTTTGGGACTGAGGAGAGTGGCCGTGACATCAGCGGAAACCGGTATATGAATTGTTTGGTGGCTTGGGCGGCTCAGAATGATTTGGATTGGGCGGTTTGGGCGTTAACCGGAGATTATTACTTGAGAACCGGTAAAACGGATATGGTTGAGACTTTTGGTATCTTGGATGCGAATTGGAAAGACGTGAGAAACGCTACTTACTTGCAGCAACTATCTGGAATCCAATATCCCTTTAAAG GACCTGGATTGCAATCAAAGAACGCTATCTTCCATCCATTGTCTGGACTCTGCGTCACCCATAATCCCTCAGACAAATTACCAACACTGCGATTAGGACCATGCCCTAAAGCCGACACATCGACCTTCAACCCCAACGAAGGCATTCTTTGGATCAATAAAATGTGCGTCGAAGCTCCCAATGTAGCTGGACAAAAGGTGAAGCTTGGAGTTGGCACTAAGTGTTCTAAGTTGGGACAAATCGCAGCTACCAAGATGCATTTGGCGTTCAAGACAAGTAATGGTTTGTTGCTATGTCTTGACGTGGACGAACGTGACAACAGCGTCGTCGCTAACCCTTGCAAGTGTTTGACCAAGGATGCTTCGTGTGATCCAGCTAGCCAATGGTTCAAAGTTCTTTAA
- the LOC104720866 gene encoding protein DMR6-LIKE OXYGENASE 2-like: MAASATTKLLVSDIASVVDHVPSNYVRPISDRPNMSNVATSGDSIPLIDLKDLHGPNRANIINQFAYACSSYGFFQIKNHGVPEETIKKMMNVAREFFRQPESERVKHYSADTKKTTRLSTSFNVCTEKVSNWRDFLRLHCYPIEDFINEWPSTPISFREVTAEYATSVRALVLTLLEAISESLGLVKDRVSNTLGKHGQHMAINYYPPCPEPELTYGLPGHKDANLITVLLQDEVPGLQVYKDGKWVAVHPVPNTFIVNLGDQMQVISNDKYKSVLHRAVVNSDKERISIPTFYCPSEDAVISPAQELISEEEDSPAIYRSFTYAEYFEKFWETGFATESCIDSFKTSTI, from the exons ATGGCAGCTTCTGCAACAACAAAGCTCCTCGTATCCGACATCGCTTCCGTCGTTGATCACGTCCCTTCAAACTACGTCCGACCAATCTCTGACCGTCCAAACATGTCCAACGTTGCAACTTCCGGCGATTCTATCCCTTTAATCGATCTCAAAGACCTCCATGGTCCCAATCGAGCCAACATTATCAATCAGTTTGCTTATGCATGCTCCTCTTATGGCTTCTTCCAG ATCAAGAACCATGGAGTACCAGAAGAAACAATCAAGAAAATGATGAATGTTGCGAGAGAGTTTTTCAGGCAGCCAGAGAGCGAAAGAGTAAAGCATTACTCAGCAGATACCAAAAAGACAACGAGACTCTCCACAAGTTTCAACGTTTGCACAGAGAAAGTCTCTAACTGGAGAGACTTCCTTCGACTCCATTGCTACCCTATCGAAGATTTCATCAACGAATGGCCCTCAACTCCAATATCTTTCAGAGAAGTCACAGCTGAATACGCCACAAGCGTTAGAGCCTTGGTTCTGACACTTCTTGAAGCAATCTCAGAGAGTCTAGGCCTCGTGAAAGACCGTGTAAGCAATACATTAGGCAAACATGGTCAACACATGGCCATAAATTACTACCCGCCGTGTCCGGAACCCGAGCTAACGTACGGGCTTCCAGGACATAAAGATGCAAACTTGATCACTGTTCTTCTTCAAGACGAAGTCCCTGGTTTACAGGTGTATAAAGATGGTAAATGGGTCGCTGTTCATCCTGTTCCCAACACTTTTATAGTCAACCTTGGTGACCAGATGCAG GTGATAAGCAATGACAAATACAAGAGTGTTCTCCATAGAGCAGTTGTGAACAGCGACAAGGAGAGGATATCGATACCAACATTCTATTGTCCATCTGAAGACGCTGTGATTAGTCCTGCCCAAGAGCTGATCAGTGAGGAAGAAGACTCTCCTGCTATCTACAGAAGCTTTACATATGCCGAgtattttgaaaagttttgggAGACAGGATTTGCAACTGAGAGCTGTATTGACTCGTTCAAAACCTCCACCATCTAA